Part of the Pseudarthrobacter sp. NBSH8 genome is shown below.
CATCAGAATGATCTTGGGTCCGGCTTCACTGACGACGGCGATCTGCTCGCGGTATGCATCCAGGACGGCGGCAAGTCCGGCCTCGCCTGTGGGCAGGGTGGCGATATCCAGCTGGTCCGTTCCGGCGCCGCAGGAGACGAGGTCGCGGACAGTTTTGCCGGCGGTGGCGGCATTTCCGGCGGAGACCACCGAAGCCGCCTCCACACCCGTGCGTTTGATGAGCTGCTGGGTTGCGGCCCAGTCAAGTCCCATTCCGCGCTGGGCAGTGTCCATGGCGTCCGCAACGCCCAGGCCATAGGACCAGAGTTCATGCCGGTATGCCATGGTGGCGTCCCAGTCGAGGCTGGCAGGGGCGCCGGGGGTGTTGTCCGCCAGGACGTCGGGAATGACGTGGGCTGCGGCGTACGCGCGACGTGACGTGAGCGGCGCGGTGGGGCGGGCCCACGACACGCCGCCCTGCAGGCGGTACTCGCGGGTGCCGCCGTCGTGCGTGGGAAGGATCAGGGAAGTCATTGGAGCGTGATCTCCGGGATGTCGATGGTGCGGCGTTCGTCGTTGGACTGCAGGCCAAGCTCGGCGAGCTGGACGCCGCGGGCGGCGGACAGCAGGCCGAAGCGGTGCTCGCGGCCGGCCACAACATCGCGCAGGAACTCTTCCCACTGCAGCTTGAAGCCGTTGTCCAGCTCGGCGTTGGCAGGGACTTCCTGCCACTGGCTGCGGAAGGACTCGGTGACAGGCAGGTCCGGGTTCCAGACTGGCTTGGGGGTGTGGGCACGCTGCTGGGCAACGCACTTGTTGAGGCCGGCAACGGCCGAACCGTGCGTGCCGTCGATCTGGAATTCCACGAGTTCGTCGCGGTAGACGCGGACGGCCCAGGAGGAGTTGATCTGCCCGATGACCGGCTCACCGCCCGGAGTTTCGAGTTCAAAGATGCCGTAGGAAGCGTCGTCGGCGGTGGCCTTGTACTCCTTGCCTGCCTCGTCCCAGCGGGCCGGAATGTGGGTGGCGGTCTTGGCGCTGACGCTCTTGACCTTGCCGATGATGCCTTCGAGGACGTAGTTCCAGTGGCAGAACATGTCCGTGGTCATGCCGCCGCCGTCTTCCTTGCGGTAGTTCCAGGACGGCCGCTGGGCTGCCTGCACGTCGCCTTCGAAGACCCAGTAGCCGAATTCGCCGCGGATGGACAGGATGCGGCCGAAGAAGCCTTCGTCCACGAGGCGGCGGAGCTTGACCAGGCCCGGGAGATACAGCTTGTCGTGCACAACACCGGCAGTGACGCCGGCTTCCTTGCCGATGCGGGCCAGTTCGATGGCTTCTTCCAGGGATTCCGCCGTGGGCTTTTCGGTGAAGATGTGTTTGCCGGCCAGCATGGCCTTCTTCAGGGTGGCGGCACGCAGGCTCGTCATCGAGGCATCGAAGATGATATCCACCGAGGGATCGTTGATCACGGAATCCAGGTCCGTGGTCCACTCGGCCACCTTGTGCAGCTCGGCCAGCTCGCGGATCTTGGCTTCATTGCGGCCTACCAGGATCGGCTCCACCTGGACCTTGGTGCCGTCCTCCAGCGTGAATCCCCCGGCGTCGCGGATGGGGAGGATGGAACGCAGCAGGTGCTGGCGGTAACCCATCCGGCCCGTAATACCGTTCATGGCGATACGGATCGTCTTTGTTTCGAAGCCCATGTGTCCTCCACTGTGAGTGAGCAGTGTTACTCAAGATGTCTCGGGAAAGCGCATTCCCACTGCATCCATCATGCACCGGTCACCGCGTCTTGGCAAGCGCTTTCCCTGACTATCTCCAAACTGCCATACTGAAGTCGGCGCCTATAGCGCTGACAGTCCGTACGAACAGGAGAAGCTGTGGCTGCTAGTACCCTCACCGAGGTGGCCCGCTTGGCGGGCGTTTCGCCTGCCACGGCCTCCCGCGTGCTGAACGGCTCCGCCCGGATACCCGGCAAGGATATTGCCGACCGCGTGCGCCAGGCCGCCGAATCCCTCGGCTACATTCCCAATGCGCAGGCCCAGGGGCTGGCGAAGTCCAGCTCCGGACTGATCGGGCTGATCGTGCACGACATCGCCGATCCCTACTTTGCCGCCATAGCCCGCGGCGTCCAGGAAGCCGCGAGGGAACAGCACAAGATGGTGCTGCTGGCCACCACCGAAGGCGCACCGGAAAGCGAGAAGGAAGCCGTGGGTGCCTTCGCGGCCCGCCGCGCCGATTCCATCGTGATCGCAGGATCGCGGACTTCCCGCGTCGAGGACCGGGACGGCAACGCGGAACTGGCCGCGGAACTGGACCGTTACTGCCGCAATGGCGGCCATGTGGGCGTGATCGGCCACGGGATTGTGGGCGCCACGGCAGCAGACGGCTACCACGTGGTGAGTGTGCCCAATGAGGAGTTGGCCGCGCAGCTCGCCACCGAACTGGCGGCGTCGCGGGAAGACTTCGTCATCATCGGGGGCCCGGAAGGGCTGTTGACGTCCGACGACCGGATCCGAGGGTTCCAGCGTGGCCTTGCCGTCGCAGGCCTGCCAGCCGCGGACGTCATCCGCACGGACTTCAACCGTGCCGGCGGTTTCGATGCCGGCCTGGCCCTGGCTGCCCGGATCACAGCATCCCGGTCCGGGGGCAATGCACCAGGGCTCTGCATCTTTGCCGTCAACGATGTTATGGCTATCGGGACCGCCGCTGCGCTGCGTTCCCGGGGACTGCGGATCCCGCTGGACGCCGCCGTCGCCGGTTTCGACGATATTGAGACCCTGCGAGATTTCCGCCCTGCCCTCTCCACAGTGCACCTTCCCCTGGAGGAAATTGGCCGGCAGGCCGCCAGCAGCGCCGCGGGAATGGGCGACGGCGAGGCCGGATCTTCGCCGATAACCGGCCAGGTCACTCTGCGGCGCAGCACCGAAGTGGTCCAACCCAGCAGCGCAGAGTCAGTGGCCTGAGGATGCCCCCGGTCTCAATGACTGCCGTGCCTGCCCGCGGCAGCGCAGGTCCGCGTCCAGCGGTTCTGGTCCTTCCCGGTGGCGGGTATGCAGGACAGGCCGACCACGAGTCAGAGCCGGTTGCCGAGTGGCTCTCCGCGCTGGGGATCCATACCTACGTGCTGCGCTACAGGGTTGCCCCGCACCGCCATCCGGCGCCGCTGGAGGACGGCAAGGAGGCCCTTCTGGCGATCCGCGAAGGCGCCCTTGGACTGGCGGTGGACAGGACGCGGGTGGGCGTCCTGGGCTTCTCGGCCGGCGGCCACCTTGCGGCAACGCTGTCCACGGCGGTCTCCACCGGAAACGCCTCGCTGGACGTCGGGGCTGCCGTTCCGGACCTTTCGGTTCTGTGCTATCCGGTCGTATCCTTCACGGAAGCGGTCCATCAGGGGTCAGTGGACAACTTAGCGGGCGGGTCGCCGTCGGACGATCTGCTCCGGGCACTGTCTCCAGATCTCCAGGTCTCGGCCACCACCCCGCCGGCGTTTGTGTGGCACACCGCCGATGATGCGGCGGTACCCGTCCGCCACAGCCTCTCTTACGCCGGGGCGTTGATCCGCGCCGGCGTGCCGGCGGAACTCCACGTTTTTCCGCAGGGCCGCCATGGCCTCGGGCTGGCCCGGGAGCTGCCGGGACCGGATCAATGGACATCGCTGTGTGCGGCCTGGCTGGACAGGATGGGATGGACCGCTGCCGGCTGAACTGTCTGCCTAAGCCATCGGCAGTCACGGAAGCGTGAGGATCACCGGGCCATCAGCAGTGATGGCCACCGTGTGCTCGCTGTGTGCAGCCCGGCGGCCATTTGCTGACCGCAGCGTCCATTCGTCGTCGTCGTGGTAGTAGTCGTCCTTGCGGCCCAGGATCAGCATGGGCTCGATGGCGATGACCAGCCCCTCGGTGAGCTTGATCCCCCGCCCCGGCCTGCCGTCGTTGGGCACAGGCGGTTCGGCGTGCATGGTGCGGCCGATGCCATGGCCGCCGTGATCAGCCAGCAGACCGTAGCCCGCCCGCCGCGCGGCGCCGCCGATCGCGTAGGCAAGATCGCCCATTTTGTTGCCGATCCGGGCGGCCTCAATCCCGCGCGCCAGGGCGGCGTCCGTGGCATCGATGAGGGCCTGGTCCACGGGGTCGGGTGTTCCCACGATGAAGCTGATGGCCGCATCGCCGCACCAGCCCTGCAGGAATGCCCCGCAATCCACGCTGAGCAAATCACCGTCCCGGAGTGTGTACCCGCCGGGGATCCCGTGAACCACGGCGTCATTCACGCTGGTACAGATCACTCCGGGAAACGGGACTGAGGCCCAGCGCGGGTGGTAGTTCAGGAAGGCCGGCGTGGCTCCCGCCGTGGCTATGGTGTCTGCGGCCAGGGTATCGAGCTCGCGCAGGGTGACACCCACTCCGGCTGCCTCACGGACGGCCGCGAGAGTGTTTGCCACCACGCGTCCGGCGTCGCGCATCAGGGCAATCTGCTCGGGAGTCTTGATCATGGACATGCAGGGAACCTCCGACGTCGGGTGGCACGGCCCAAGGGAACGTGCATATGTCTGGTCCCACTCTAAAGCCGTCCCACAGCGGATGGACCGGCCGGCATGTCACTGGCGCCTCGCTACAGTTGCACCATGGACGGATCATCGCCGCATGAGGAAACGCTGGGCAAGGATCCTTCGGACATGGAGGCTCGGGCCACGGAGACTCCGAACCGCGCGTTGCTGGACACCGTACGTGCGGCGCTGCGGGAGCTGACCGACCCGGAGCGGGCCGCCGGAGCGCAGGCTTACACGGTCACTGCGCGTCAGGGTCCCGGAGGTCAGGCGCCTGGTGAAGGCCACTGCCGCCGCCCATCCCTTTACCTCGGCGGGCGAGCTGAGGGCAACGGTGCTGGAGCTGTGGCGCGGCTCCACGGTGCGCGAGGAGCGCTATGCGGCCATTGACCTGACCGGCCTGCGGTTGGTGGCTCGTGACCAGCTGATGCTCCCTGTCTACGAGGAGATCATCCGCACCGGTAAGTGGTGGGACTTCGTGGACGGGGTATCGGATCGTATCGGCGGGCTTCTTCAGGCACACCGGCCAATGATGACCGAATTGCTGCTGGCCTGGAGCACCGACCAGGACTTCTGGATCAGGCGGTCGGCCATCACCTCGCAGTTGTGGGTATGCAATTTCGTCATGATAAAGGGAACCCAATTGAGTCCGCTGTCCCGGCAGGAAGCAATGCGGCACCTGGAAGAGGGCACGACGCCGGGAGTCACCGGCTCCGGATAACGGTGCCTGCGGAGACTAAATGACGGGGCGTTCGGTCACCGGCTCGGCCGACTTCCGGAAAAGCCGTTTGGTGTCCGGATCCATGAAGATCAGGTACATGGCAAAGAGCAGGCCCGTTATCGCGGCCGCGAAGCGGGCCAGGACGAGGGCCAGTCCCAGATCCTCCGTCTGGAGGTAGGGAAATACCTCCAGCTGGTCGGAAATGGCGTAGATCATGAAGAACGACACGATGAAGTACAAGGCCTTGACCTGCCAGTCATTGCGGATGCCTGTCACCGCAAACAGCGGGATGAGCCACACCACGTACCAGGCCTGGATCATCGGGGCCAGCACCACAATGGCCGCAAAGCCCAAAGTGAGGCGGCGGATCAGGCGGTTATGCTCACCCTTGAAGATCTGGAAGGCGACGACGCCTACGGCAAGTAATTTGCCGGCGTCGAACACCCAGTCTGCGAGCGTCCACCCGTCGAGGCCGAAGGCATTCGAAACCGAAGCGACCATGAGCCCCACCAACCCCACCGGCGCGTACCAGATAAAGAGGCTGCCTGGGGCCGACAGCCCGTTGATCCAGCCGAAACCGAACCCATTGACCAGGCTCAGGCCATACAGAATGGCAAGGCTCAGCCCTCCTGTCAGTCCCCAGAACATGAATTTCCGCGGCCAGCCGGCGTTCTTGCCTGCCCAGATCAGGCCGATGAACGGCAGGAAAACGATGGTGATGGGCTTGACGGCGATGGAAAGGGTGACCAGGACTATACCCAGCACCACGCGCCTGGTGGCCGCGTAATACAGTCCGGCGAGGGCCAACCCGATCATGAGGGCATCGTTGTGGACGCTGGCGATGAAGTTGGTGAGGAACAGCGGGTTGGCGGCGGTGAGCCACACTGCGCGGTGTGGGTTGACGCCGTGAAGCTCGGCCAGCTTGGGCACATAGATAACGCAGAGGACCACGCCGAACAGCGCAACGAGCCTGAAAAGCATCACGCTGGCCTCGGGCTGGACGTTGGTGGACCAGACCACAAACTGCTCAATCCACAGAAACAGCTGGCCGTACGGCACGGGAGCTTCAGTCCACTGTTTGTCGGCGCCAAGCTGGAAATAGTTGGACAGCGCCGAGATGCCGTTTTCGTAGGGGTTGAATCCCTCCACCATCAGCCTGCCCTGACCAATGTAGGCATACACGTCGCGGCTGAAAAGCGGGACGGTGAACATCAACGGCAGGCCCCATGCTGCGATGGCCTGCAGCGTTGCCTTTCGCGCGGCCGGCCCCCACACGCGGATCCGTTGGCCGAGCCTTAACCAGGAGCGGACCAGGAGCATGCCGCCCACCGCGACCAGCACGATGGCCAGGGCAACACCGATGGCCTCCGTGCGCATCCAGATAAAGATCGGTACCCGGCGGAGTTCGGAAACGGGAGCCAGCCAGCCGACGCCGAGGGATCCGAGCACCATCAGGACCGAGCCGACAAGACCGGCAAGAATGGGGGACCTTGCGTTATCCACTTCTGCCTCTGCAGGCTCCAGGATCACGCTGGCGGCCATCTCCCCCGTTGCAGGCACAGGCGCCGTCATCTCAGGATCGTCCAATCTCTTTACACTCGGCGCTCCAACCCCGCGGGGCGGCAGTGGCAGCCCGGGTCGCGCAGGCACATCACAGCGGCAAAATCCTCGCCCCCATGTACCCGAAATCCTAGCATCGGACGGTTGCGCCGGAGCTAAACGGTAGGCTGGTCCGGTGCCTATATCTAACGAACGCATCGTCTGGATCGACTGCGAAATGACCGGCCTGGACATCAAGAACGACGCTTTGATCGAGGTGGCGGCGCTGGTGACGGACTCAGAGCTCAACATTCTCGGGGACGGTGTGGACGTGGTGATCAAGCCCGAGGACGCTGCCCTCGCCCAGATGAACGACTTCGTCAGGGATATGCACACCCGGTCCGGGCTGCTCAAGGAACTGCCGCACGGCAAGACCATGGCCGAGGCCGAAGCCGCCGTGATGGAGTACATCGAAAAGTGGGTGCCGGACCCGCGCAAGGCACCGCTGGGCGGCAACTCCGTGGGGACAGACCGCGTCTTCCTCTCCCGCGACATGCCGGCCGTTGTGGAGCACCTCCACTACCGCGTGATCGATGTGAGCACCATCAAGGAACTCTCCCGCCGCTGGTTCGCCCGGGCTTACTTCCAGTCCCCCGCCAAGAGGGGCGGGCACCGCGCCCTGGGGGACATCCAGGATTCCATCGACGAGCTCCGCTACTACCGCGAGTCGGTTTTTGTTCCGGCTCCCGGACCTGACAGCGCCACTGCCCGCAAAGTCGCCCAGCGCATCACTGCCACGCCTGGCACAGGTACCCCAGAAGAGTAATCTGCACCACATTTGGTGGAATTTTTCGCAAAAACCCTAAAAGTGGCACAAGCAGCCTTCGCCAGCAGGTAAGCTATTTGAGTTGCCTTTCCAGAGCACCGGATGTCCGGGAATCTGTGGGCACATGGTGGGCTTAGCTCAGTTGGCAGAGCGCCTGGTTGTGGTCCAGGAGGTCGCGGGTTCAACCCCCGTAGCTCACCCTCATAGGGCGGCAGTAAATGCTGTTCAGTTGGAGGCCGTACCGGATATCCGGTACGGCCTCCATTTTTTTGCATAAACGCCGGCGTCACGCCGCACGCACGAAGGGCCGCCTGAGATGACAGTTCTGCCAATCACCGTCTGGGGAGAACCGGTGCTGCACCGCCGCGCCGCTGAGGTGGAGGTGTTCGACGACGGGCTGCGCACCCTGATCGCGGACATGCTTGAAACCAACGATGCTGCCAACGGCGTCGGCCTGGCCGCGCCGCAGGTTGGAGTTGGCAAGAGAATTTTCGTTTACAAGTACGCCAATGACGACGGCGCCCCGCCCATCGGAGTCCTGGTTAACCCGGTGCTGACCCTGTCCAAGATCTCTGGCGCACTGCCGGACCCCGAAGAAGAGGAAGAGGGCTGCCTCTCCTTCCCCGGCGGCGCCTACCCGCTCAAGCGTGCAGAGTGGGCGAGGGTGGAAGGCTTTGACGGCTACGGGCAGCCCGTTGAGTTCGAAGCGACGGGATGGTTCGCCCGGGTGATCCAGCACGAGTACGACCACCTGGACGGAAAGCTTTACGTCAACCGGCTGATGGACCGCTATGCACGGAAGGCCATGAAACTGGCCAGGAAGAGCGGCTGGGGCGTGCCCGGGCTGACCTGGATGCCCGGCGTGGATCCGGACCCGTTCGGCCACTGAGCCGACGCATTAACGGGCGCTGATGGTTGGCTGGTCCGGGCAGGAGTCCAGGACGCGCTTCATCGCGTCCTTCTCCGGCTGCGTGACCCACAGTTCATAGGACGCCTTCACCGAGATCTGGCGGGCAACATAGTGGCAGCGGAAGTTCTTGTTCTTCGGCAGCCAGGTAGCAGCGTCGCTTGCGCTCTTCTGCTGGTTGGCGGGACCGTCCGCGGCGATGAGGTTCAGCGGATCGTTGGCCAGGCTCTGGCGCTGCTGCGAATTCAGCCCCTGTGCGCCTTTCTGCCACGCGTCTCCGAGCGCCACAACGTGGTCGATCTGGATTTCCTTGCTGCTTTCCGCACCGCGCCGGAACTCCACGGCTTTCCCCGTGTACGGCTCCTGGATGGCACCCGACGCTACCCTGCATTTGGACCCCTCCGTGAAGCCCACGGCGGTCAGGTCCCTGCGAAGGATGTCGTTGCGGGTGTCGCAGCCGTTCCGGTCCACGTCCAGCCAGGCCTGCCCGAAGGCCTCCCGCTGGTAGTTGTCCTTGGGAGCCCTGCCCTTGACGGGCAGCCCCTCAAGGGCGTCCAGGGCACTCCCCTGCGGCACAGTGTGGACCGGCACCACGGGCTTCATCCAGGTCCCGTCGAAAACGGGCGCCTCACTGGGCCCTGCGATGGCTGGTTCCGCCGCTGCGAACTGGCCCGCAGTGAAAAACCATCCCGCGGAGCCGGCTGCAGCCAGGGTCAGCACGGCCAGCAGGACCCAGGCCTGCCTCGAGCGGCGGCGGGCGCTGCGGTAGGCACGCCAGCTGACGGTCATGGGTAATCAGCTCTTCCGGAAATGTAACGCACCAAAAGAGCCTAGGTCACCCCACCGACACCCAAGCGGTTATCCACAACGGGGAGGACAAGTGGACCGGGCATCCCGCCCACTGCTGAGGCCGGCTATTGCTCCCGGGCTACACGGCGCAGGTCTTCTTCGGCAACCTGGAGGAGCCCTTCGAGCTGCCGCACCCGGTCGTCACCGACATCGCCGGAAGCCCGGGACCCGCGCGCCTGGTCCAGGAGCCGGATCGCTTCTTTGTGGTTGGCCTTGGCGACGTCGAGGGCGTGTTCAAGGGTGGTCTCGTGGAGAGTTTCGTTATCCATGCCACCAGTGTGATCCCGATTCCCGGCTGATTCCAGCAAATCAGCCGGGAATGTCGGGCGGCCAGCCCGGCAAACGGCCTAGACAGCGATTGCTGCCAACGCCGCAGCGGCTTCCTTGGCGGGGAACGCCGGCGGGTTGACTCCGGCCATCTCTTCCATAACCCGGACTACCTGGCAGCTGTAACCGAATTCATTGTCGTACCAGACGTAAAGAATCAGGTTCTTGCCGTTGGAGATGGTGGCGAGGCCGTCCACGATGCCGGCACGGCGTGAGCCAACAAAGTCCGTGGAAACAACCTCGGGCGAATCGATGTAGTCAATCTGCTTGCGGAGGTCCGAATGCAGGGACATCTGGCGCAGATAGTCGTTCACCTCATCCTTGGTGGTTCCGCTCTCCAGGCTGAGGTTCAGAATGGCCAGCGAAACGTCCGGCGTGGGGACGCGGATTGAGCTGCCGGTGAGCTTTCCCAGCAGCTCGGGCAGCGCCTTCGCCACAGCAGTGGCCGCTCCGGTTTCGGTGATAACCATGTTCAGCGCGGCGGAGCGGCCGCGGCGGTCGCCCTTGTGGAAGTTGTCGATCAGGTTCTGGTCGTTGGTGAAGGAGTGGACGGTTTCAACGTGCCCGTGGATCACGCCGAACTTGTCGTTGATGGCCTTCAGGACCGGGGTGATGGCGTTCGTGGTGCAGGACGCTGCGGACACGATCTGGTCCGTGTCCTCGATGCTGCGGTGGTTAATACCGTGCACGATGTTCTTCAGGTCGCCCTTGCCCGGCGCCGTCAGGAGAACCCGCGCAACACCCTTGCTCTGCAGGTGCTGGGACAGGCCTTCGGCGTCACGCCAGCGGCCAGTGTTGTCCACCACCAGGGCGTTGTGGATGCCGTAGGCGGTGTAGTCGATCGTGGCAGGATTGTCCGAGTAGATGACCTGGACCTGTACACCGTTCGCCGTAATGGTGTTGGCAGCCTCATCCACCCGGATGGTTCCCTCGAAGGAACCGTGGACCGAGTCGCGGCGCAGGAGGCTGGCGCGCTTGGTGAGGTCCTTGTCCGAGCCGCGGCGCACCACGATGGCGCGCAGGCGCAGGCCGTGGCCGCCACCGGCCTTTTCGATCAGGAGGCGCGCCAGCAGGCGGCCGATCCGGCCAAAACCGTACAGCACAACGTCGGTGCTGGTGCGGTCATCGCGACCGCGCCTGCCAACGACCTCGGCAAGTTCGGCGCGGAGGAACTCTTCCAGGGTGGCGCCGTCGCCTTCTGCCTTGAACTTCTCCGCCAGTCGGGCGACGTCGATGGCCGCCGCACCCAGCTCCAGCTGAGCCAGGATGTTCAGCAGCGGTGCGGTCTCTTCGAGCAGGAGCTCGGTGTTGCTCATGCGGCGGGCGAACCGGTGCGCCTTGAGGATGTTCATGGTGGATTTGTTGATCAGGCTCCGGCCATGAATGCTGGTCACCACGTTGTTTTCGCGGTACAGCCGGCCAATCACCGGAATCATGGCCTCGGCGAGAGCCTCCCGGCCCATCCACGTATCAAGACAAGAATCTGACGTCTGGCTCACAGAACTACCTTCCTCGGTTCAGCCGCATACGTCGTCGTACGCGGTTGGCGGCCACCTGATGATGTCCAGGGGCTCTGGCACCGGCAGGATGCGGTCCATCCCGGGTGCCGTGGAGAAGCGCAAAGAAAAGCCACCGGCTGCGAACGCAGACCCGGCGGCAGAACTCCTACGTTCGCTCTCCATTCTAGGCTGGAGCAGACCCGCGGACCGCCGCCACCAGCGTGAAATCACTCACATACGGGGCGGGTCCGTGCCCGGCGGGAGGTGTTGGATGGGTTGACCGATACGCCGGGTTCTGTGCTCCCGTAC
Proteins encoded:
- a CDS encoding Gfo/Idh/MocA family protein; translation: MGFETKTIRIAMNGITGRMGYRQHLLRSILPIRDAGGFTLEDGTKVQVEPILVGRNEAKIRELAELHKVAEWTTDLDSVINDPSVDIIFDASMTSLRAATLKKAMLAGKHIFTEKPTAESLEEAIELARIGKEAGVTAGVVHDKLYLPGLVKLRRLVDEGFFGRILSIRGEFGYWVFEGDVQAAQRPSWNYRKEDGGGMTTDMFCHWNYVLEGIIGKVKSVSAKTATHIPARWDEAGKEYKATADDASYGIFELETPGGEPVIGQINSSWAVRVYRDELVEFQIDGTHGSAVAGLNKCVAQQRAHTPKPVWNPDLPVTESFRSQWQEVPANAELDNGFKLQWEEFLRDVVAGREHRFGLLSAARGVQLAELGLQSNDERRTIDIPEITLQ
- a CDS encoding LacI family DNA-binding transcriptional regulator; the protein is MAASTLTEVARLAGVSPATASRVLNGSARIPGKDIADRVRQAAESLGYIPNAQAQGLAKSSSGLIGLIVHDIADPYFAAIARGVQEAAREQHKMVLLATTEGAPESEKEAVGAFAARRADSIVIAGSRTSRVEDRDGNAELAAELDRYCRNGGHVGVIGHGIVGATAADGYHVVSVPNEELAAQLATELAASREDFVIIGGPEGLLTSDDRIRGFQRGLAVAGLPAADVIRTDFNRAGGFDAGLALAARITASRSGGNAPGLCIFAVNDVMAIGTAAALRSRGLRIPLDAAVAGFDDIETLRDFRPALSTVHLPLEEIGRQAASSAAGMGDGEAGSSPITGQVTLRRSTEVVQPSSAESVA
- a CDS encoding alpha/beta hydrolase; amino-acid sequence: MTAVPARGSAGPRPAVLVLPGGGYAGQADHESEPVAEWLSALGIHTYVLRYRVAPHRHPAPLEDGKEALLAIREGALGLAVDRTRVGVLGFSAGGHLAATLSTAVSTGNASLDVGAAVPDLSVLCYPVVSFTEAVHQGSVDNLAGGSPSDDLLRALSPDLQVSATTPPAFVWHTADDAAVPVRHSLSYAGALIRAGVPAELHVFPQGRHGLGLARELPGPDQWTSLCAAWLDRMGWTAAG
- the map gene encoding type I methionyl aminopeptidase gives rise to the protein MSMIKTPEQIALMRDAGRVVANTLAAVREAAGVGVTLRELDTLAADTIATAGATPAFLNYHPRWASVPFPGVICTSVNDAVVHGIPGGYTLRDGDLLSVDCGAFLQGWCGDAAISFIVGTPDPVDQALIDATDAALARGIEAARIGNKMGDLAYAIGGAARRAGYGLLADHGGHGIGRTMHAEPPVPNDGRPGRGIKLTEGLVIAIEPMLILGRKDDYYHDDDEWTLRSANGRRAAHSEHTVAITADGPVILTLP
- a CDS encoding DNA alkylation repair protein, whose product is MKATAAAHPFTSAGELRATVLELWRGSTVREERYAAIDLTGLRLVARDQLMLPVYEEIIRTGKWWDFVDGVSDRIGGLLQAHRPMMTELLLAWSTDQDFWIRRSAITSQLWVCNFVMIKGTQLSPLSRQEAMRHLEEGTTPGVTGSG
- the mptB gene encoding polyprenol phosphomannose-dependent alpha 1,6 mannosyltransferase MptB gives rise to the protein MTAPVPATGEMAASVILEPAEAEVDNARSPILAGLVGSVLMVLGSLGVGWLAPVSELRRVPIFIWMRTEAIGVALAIVLVAVGGMLLVRSWLRLGQRIRVWGPAARKATLQAIAAWGLPLMFTVPLFSRDVYAYIGQGRLMVEGFNPYENGISALSNYFQLGADKQWTEAPVPYGQLFLWIEQFVVWSTNVQPEASVMLFRLVALFGVVLCVIYVPKLAELHGVNPHRAVWLTAANPLFLTNFIASVHNDALMIGLALAGLYYAATRRVVLGIVLVTLSIAVKPITIVFLPFIGLIWAGKNAGWPRKFMFWGLTGGLSLAILYGLSLVNGFGFGWINGLSAPGSLFIWYAPVGLVGLMVASVSNAFGLDGWTLADWVFDAGKLLAVGVVAFQIFKGEHNRLIRRLTLGFAAIVVLAPMIQAWYVVWLIPLFAVTGIRNDWQVKALYFIVSFFMIYAISDQLEVFPYLQTEDLGLALVLARFAAAITGLLFAMYLIFMDPDTKRLFRKSAEPVTERPVI
- the orn gene encoding oligoribonuclease — protein: MTGLDIKNDALIEVAALVTDSELNILGDGVDVVIKPEDAALAQMNDFVRDMHTRSGLLKELPHGKTMAEAEAAVMEYIEKWVPDPRKAPLGGNSVGTDRVFLSRDMPAVVEHLHYRVIDVSTIKELSRRWFARAYFQSPAKRGGHRALGDIQDSIDELRYYRESVFVPAPGPDSATARKVAQRITATPGTGTPEE
- the def gene encoding peptide deformylase; the protein is MTVLPITVWGEPVLHRRAAEVEVFDDGLRTLIADMLETNDAANGVGLAAPQVGVGKRIFVYKYANDDGAPPIGVLVNPVLTLSKISGALPDPEEEEEGCLSFPGGAYPLKRAEWARVEGFDGYGQPVEFEATGWFARVIQHEYDHLDGKLYVNRLMDRYARKAMKLARKSGWGVPGLTWMPGVDPDPFGH
- a CDS encoding HNH endonuclease family protein, producing the protein MTVSWRAYRSARRRSRQAWVLLAVLTLAAAGSAGWFFTAGQFAAAEPAIAGPSEAPVFDGTWMKPVVPVHTVPQGSALDALEGLPVKGRAPKDNYQREAFGQAWLDVDRNGCDTRNDILRRDLTAVGFTEGSKCRVASGAIQEPYTGKAVEFRRGAESSKEIQIDHVVALGDAWQKGAQGLNSQQRQSLANDPLNLIAADGPANQQKSASDAATWLPKNKNFRCHYVARQISVKASYELWVTQPEKDAMKRVLDSCPDQPTISAR
- a CDS encoding glyceraldehyde-3-phosphate dehydrogenase, whose amino-acid sequence is MGREALAEAMIPVIGRLYRENNVVTSIHGRSLINKSTMNILKAHRFARRMSNTELLLEETAPLLNILAQLELGAAAIDVARLAEKFKAEGDGATLEEFLRAELAEVVGRRGRDDRTSTDVVLYGFGRIGRLLARLLIEKAGGGHGLRLRAIVVRRGSDKDLTKRASLLRRDSVHGSFEGTIRVDEAANTITANGVQVQVIYSDNPATIDYTAYGIHNALVVDNTGRWRDAEGLSQHLQSKGVARVLLTAPGKGDLKNIVHGINHRSIEDTDQIVSAASCTTNAITPVLKAINDKFGVIHGHVETVHSFTNDQNLIDNFHKGDRRGRSAALNMVITETGAATAVAKALPELLGKLTGSSIRVPTPDVSLAILNLSLESGTTKDEVNDYLRQMSLHSDLRKQIDYIDSPEVVSTDFVGSRRAGIVDGLATISNGKNLILYVWYDNEFGYSCQVVRVMEEMAGVNPPAFPAKEAAAALAAIAV